Proteins co-encoded in one Aquincola tertiaricarbonis genomic window:
- a CDS encoding N4-gp56 family major capsid protein, with product MARTFVGVNDAQAVKKWSGLLAVAVNKTSYFTRKFMGEGKRAKTPIQRITDLESDAGDTVTVDLLMPMRMEPVVGSETLDGKEEALRYYTDRIVIDQVRGGADLGDRMTRKRTLRDIREDALGAMKEWWARLYDELFFIYLSGMRGSNTGFVWSAGNPFFQINPVTAPDSMHQMYAGTAVSKATLTNAMGMDLRLIDRAVAKAETMGGDGTDELSMLPCSVGEGEDKYVSLMHTFQFDSLKNNSATGQWLDIQKAAAAAEGKKSPLFTGAAGEYNNVILHKHRNVIQFNDGGASGNLPCARALFLGAQAAFLSFGSPGTGLRMDWTEEVKDHGDKVKIGSNSIMGVKKATYKSSDGATQRDFGVMAMDTYAVNPG from the coding sequence ATGGCACGCACCTTCGTTGGCGTCAACGACGCTCAGGCTGTCAAGAAGTGGTCCGGCCTTCTGGCCGTGGCCGTCAACAAGACGAGCTACTTCACTCGCAAGTTCATGGGCGAGGGCAAGCGGGCCAAGACGCCCATCCAGCGCATCACGGACCTCGAATCCGATGCCGGCGATACCGTCACGGTCGACCTGCTGATGCCGATGCGCATGGAGCCCGTTGTGGGTTCCGAAACGCTGGACGGCAAGGAAGAGGCGCTGCGGTACTACACCGACCGCATCGTCATCGACCAGGTGCGCGGCGGCGCCGACCTGGGCGACCGCATGACCCGCAAGCGCACCCTGCGCGACATCCGCGAGGATGCGCTGGGCGCGATGAAGGAATGGTGGGCGCGGCTCTACGACGAGCTGTTCTTCATCTACCTGTCGGGCATGCGCGGCTCGAACACGGGCTTTGTCTGGAGCGCGGGCAACCCCTTCTTCCAGATCAACCCGGTGACCGCCCCGGACAGCATGCACCAGATGTATGCCGGTACCGCGGTCAGCAAGGCCACGCTGACCAACGCCATGGGCATGGACCTGCGCCTGATAGACCGCGCTGTGGCCAAGGCAGAAACCATGGGCGGCGACGGCACCGATGAGCTGTCCATGCTGCCGTGTTCGGTGGGCGAGGGCGAGGACAAGTACGTGTCGCTGATGCACACGTTCCAGTTCGACTCGCTCAAGAACAACTCGGCTACCGGCCAGTGGCTGGACATCCAGAAGGCTGCAGCCGCGGCCGAAGGCAAGAAGAGCCCGCTCTTCACCGGTGCTGCGGGTGAGTACAACAACGTCATCCTGCACAAGCACCGCAACGTCATCCAGTTCAACGACGGCGGCGCCAGCGGCAACCTGCCGTGCGCCCGCGCGCTGTTCCTGGGTGCACAGGCTGCCTTCCTGTCGTTCGGCTCGCCCGGCACCGGCCTGCGCATGGACTGGACCGAAGAGGTCAAGGACCACGGCGACAAGGTGAAGATCGGCTCGAACTCGATCATGGGCGTGAAGAAGGCCACCTACAAGTCTTCGGACGGCGCCACCCAGCGCGACTTCGGCGTGATGGCCATGGACACCTACGCGGTGAACCCGGGCTGA
- a CDS encoding Hint domain-containing homing endonuclease has product MAPDLFTAAGADAGQPATALKPVAEAAMQVQLRDYQLQAVEQAREAIRNGARNVLIVAPTGAGKCLGRGTPVLMADGSVKPVEDVRVGDRLASPTGGVRTVLALGRGREQLYRVVPTKGDPYVVNASHLLSLRKTPGSDGLRLADGAHIHRDADVVAVEAAVLAASNATARHALKGWRAGVERFDGQCTVLPVPPYVLGVWLGDGTTGRPEITKPEGAVSLEWSAWGRSLELRCVREDAAGTRCPTWRLTNGRSGGAENAAAAALDAIGVLQDKHVPRCYLTASKRDRQMLVAGLLDTDGSVSRGGFDWISANYQLAQDMAFLCRSIGLACYITECTKGIRESGFVGTYWRLSISGDCSALPTRAKRAPARQQKKRHDVHGLSVQPIGEGDYFGFEIDGDRLFLLGDFTVTHNTVIASYLIESNRNKGKRSNFVVDRISLVQQTSDTFDRYGINHGIMQADHWRYRPEQPTQLVSVGTARKRGFPDSHLDLIDEAHTIDAAVKARLEERARVSIGLTATPFTKGLGQLYDAVVNVTTTHALIEQGFLVPYRIFACTEPDMGGVSLKSSGEWNDKEASDAALQVVGDVVEEYLKRGEGRKFICSAVDTAHVNELARQFLAAGINVATYTYKDQEEDRAETVNEFRKPTSTIRGLITVTAASKGFDVPDIGCVIVARPLRKSLAEFIQFLGRGLRIFDGKTDCIVLDHSGNTARFWKPLQQFFEHGALDLSKAKKAERTEAQEQEVELVTCGNCSHMHRYAPACPQCGHEYPRKKAIEHVPGTLKEILATKNPSLMKRELWPQVVDYVLKNSPRADAEKLQRKAQALYRDLTGEWAMGRVNTTRPVQCSPELAGKLRAKQIRFAHGKGRGAAAPNARGASRAQRGGA; this is encoded by the coding sequence ATGGCGCCGGACCTGTTCACCGCAGCCGGCGCCGACGCTGGCCAGCCCGCCACCGCGCTCAAGCCGGTGGCCGAAGCAGCCATGCAGGTGCAGCTGCGCGATTACCAGCTGCAGGCAGTGGAGCAGGCCCGCGAGGCCATCCGCAACGGCGCACGCAACGTGCTGATCGTCGCGCCCACCGGCGCCGGCAAGTGTCTTGGGCGCGGCACGCCCGTCCTGATGGCTGACGGAAGCGTCAAGCCTGTGGAGGACGTTCGCGTGGGAGACCGCCTGGCTTCGCCCACGGGCGGCGTGCGGACGGTCCTGGCCCTTGGCCGAGGCCGCGAGCAGCTCTACCGGGTGGTGCCGACGAAGGGTGATCCCTATGTCGTGAACGCGAGCCATCTGCTGTCGCTGCGCAAGACACCCGGTAGCGATGGGTTGCGACTGGCGGACGGCGCTCACATCCACCGAGACGCTGACGTTGTGGCGGTTGAGGCCGCCGTGCTTGCCGCATCCAACGCGACGGCGCGACATGCACTGAAAGGCTGGCGCGCAGGAGTTGAGCGCTTCGACGGTCAGTGCACAGTTCTGCCTGTGCCGCCCTACGTCCTCGGGGTTTGGCTGGGCGACGGCACAACTGGCCGGCCAGAAATCACCAAGCCGGAGGGCGCTGTTTCGTTGGAGTGGAGCGCGTGGGGCCGCTCGCTGGAGCTTCGGTGTGTGCGCGAGGACGCCGCCGGCACCAGGTGCCCGACATGGAGGCTCACGAACGGGCGTTCTGGCGGCGCCGAGAACGCTGCCGCTGCTGCACTGGACGCCATCGGCGTGCTGCAAGACAAGCACGTTCCGCGGTGCTACCTCACCGCCAGCAAGCGGGACCGTCAGATGCTGGTGGCCGGACTGCTTGACACAGACGGTTCCGTTTCCAGGGGCGGCTTCGACTGGATCAGCGCCAACTATCAGCTGGCGCAGGACATGGCGTTCCTGTGTCGCTCGATTGGCTTGGCCTGCTACATCACCGAGTGCACGAAGGGCATCCGCGAGAGCGGGTTTGTCGGCACCTACTGGCGGCTCAGCATCAGCGGCGACTGCAGCGCGCTCCCGACCCGTGCGAAGCGCGCGCCAGCGCGCCAGCAAAAGAAGCGCCACGACGTTCACGGCTTGTCCGTCCAGCCCATCGGTGAGGGCGATTACTTCGGCTTCGAGATAGACGGCGACCGCCTGTTCCTGCTGGGCGACTTCACCGTGACGCACAACACCGTCATCGCCTCCTACCTGATCGAGAGCAACCGGAACAAGGGCAAGCGCTCGAACTTCGTGGTCGACCGCATCAGCCTGGTGCAGCAGACGAGCGACACCTTCGACCGCTACGGCATCAACCACGGGATCATGCAGGCCGACCACTGGCGGTACCGGCCCGAGCAGCCCACGCAGCTGGTGAGCGTGGGTACGGCGCGCAAGCGCGGCTTTCCCGATTCGCACCTGGACCTCATTGACGAGGCCCACACCATCGACGCCGCCGTCAAAGCCCGCCTTGAAGAGCGCGCCCGCGTGTCGATCGGTCTCACCGCCACCCCTTTCACCAAGGGCCTTGGCCAGCTGTACGACGCGGTGGTGAACGTCACCACGACGCACGCGCTGATCGAGCAAGGGTTCCTGGTGCCCTACCGCATCTTCGCGTGCACCGAGCCCGACATGGGCGGTGTGAGCCTCAAGAGCAGCGGCGAGTGGAACGACAAGGAAGCCTCCGACGCTGCGCTGCAGGTGGTAGGCGACGTGGTGGAGGAATACCTGAAGCGGGGCGAGGGCAGGAAGTTCATCTGCAGCGCTGTGGACACGGCCCACGTGAACGAGCTGGCCCGCCAATTCCTGGCCGCCGGCATCAACGTGGCCACCTACACCTACAAGGACCAGGAAGAGGACCGGGCCGAGACGGTCAACGAGTTCCGCAAGCCGACCAGCACCATCCGTGGCCTCATCACCGTGACTGCCGCGAGCAAGGGCTTCGACGTGCCCGACATCGGCTGCGTGATCGTGGCCCGGCCGCTGCGCAAGAGCCTGGCTGAGTTCATCCAGTTCCTCGGCCGTGGCCTGCGCATCTTCGACGGCAAGACCGATTGCATCGTGCTGGACCACAGCGGCAACACAGCCCGCTTCTGGAAGCCGCTGCAGCAGTTCTTCGAGCACGGCGCCCTGGACCTGAGCAAGGCGAAGAAGGCCGAGCGCACCGAGGCGCAGGAGCAGGAGGTGGAGCTGGTGACGTGCGGCAACTGCAGTCACATGCACCGCTACGCGCCGGCCTGCCCGCAGTGCGGCCACGAGTACCCGCGCAAGAAGGCCATCGAGCACGTGCCGGGCACCCTGAAGGAAATCCTGGCCACCAAGAACCCCAGCCTCATGAAGCGCGAGTTGTGGCCCCAGGTGGTGGACTACGTGCTGAAGAACAGTCCGCGGGCCGACGCGGAGAAGCTGCAGCGCAAGGCCCAGGCGCTGTACCGCGACCTCACCGGCGAATGGGCCATGGGCCGCGTGAACACCACACGCCCGGTTCAGTGCAGCCCTGAACTGGCCGGCAAGCTGCGCGCCAAGCAAATCCGCTTCGCGCACGGCAAGGGCCGAGGCGCAGCTGCACCCAACGCACGCGGTGCCAGCCGGGCGCAAAGGGGCGGCGCTTGA
- a CDS encoding phage antirepressor N-terminal domain-containing protein has protein sequence MADSLIPVPFHGTTLYAFARASRACVVLQSIVEAIGLDWKSQHARITRHPVLGSAIFITEMVAADGKRRAVSCLPLDMLNGWLFGIDTRRVRPELREKIVAYQTECFEVLARHFGMLPSRQAAPALTTEDHPLRSALEHGRWLVTFQAGRASMTQVANDQGVFRYEDIPGLMADMPTDLLHRIVTEGVRLLRP, from the coding sequence ATGGCTGACTCTCTCATCCCTGTGCCTTTCCATGGCACCACTCTCTACGCCTTCGCCCGCGCTAGCCGTGCGTGCGTCGTTCTGCAGTCGATTGTTGAGGCCATTGGCCTTGACTGGAAATCTCAGCACGCACGCATCACACGCCACCCGGTGCTTGGTTCCGCCATCTTCATTACGGAGATGGTTGCCGCTGATGGAAAGCGCCGCGCCGTATCGTGCCTTCCCCTGGACATGCTCAACGGCTGGCTGTTCGGCATCGACACGCGCCGCGTCAGGCCCGAGCTGCGCGAGAAGATCGTGGCCTACCAGACGGAGTGCTTCGAGGTGCTGGCCCGGCACTTCGGCATGCTGCCCAGCCGCCAGGCCGCGCCGGCCCTGACAACCGAGGATCACCCGCTGCGCAGCGCACTCGAACACGGCCGCTGGCTGGTGACCTTTCAGGCTGGGCGAGCCTCAATGACGCAGGTGGCCAATGACCAGGGCGTGTTTCGGTACGAGGACATCCCTGGCCTCATGGCCGACATGCCTACCGACCTCCTTCACCGCATCGTGACCGAAGGAGTTCGGCTGCTGCGGCCCTGA
- a CDS encoding toprim domain-containing protein, protein MSGTFEEALHAAGLRPRDVIPDGLWHRCPTIDKPKKKNGVYKLDVCGSKGWYRNWGDPVLGVAFWKQDGPARTLRRVDEAKIAAARERDRRNRIEGIRKARALWAAGTPMRELHPYLRDKGLQPRGCAQLRTWRGWLLIPVMVDNSLLNVQRIGADGKKLFVKHAPVKGGCYVLGRPDAAVTAFCEGFATGLAVYQSVRHCRVVVAYDAGNLFPVVERFKPTGSVVLVADNDHGTLARRGFNPGLQAARNAAELCDAGVTWPEGIEGTDFADTLYEWGEGAAGRIERQVLAAARFVFRECAL, encoded by the coding sequence TTGAGCGGCACCTTTGAGGAAGCGCTGCACGCCGCCGGCCTGCGCCCGCGCGACGTCATCCCCGATGGCCTGTGGCACCGCTGCCCGACCATCGACAAGCCGAAGAAGAAGAACGGGGTCTACAAGCTCGACGTGTGCGGCAGCAAGGGCTGGTACCGCAACTGGGGCGACCCGGTGCTGGGCGTGGCGTTCTGGAAGCAGGACGGCCCGGCCCGCACGCTGCGCCGCGTGGACGAGGCCAAGATCGCCGCGGCGCGCGAGCGCGACCGCCGCAACCGCATCGAAGGCATCCGAAAGGCCCGCGCGCTGTGGGCCGCCGGCACGCCGATGCGCGAGCTGCACCCCTACTTGCGCGACAAGGGCCTGCAGCCTCGCGGCTGCGCCCAGCTGCGCACGTGGCGCGGCTGGCTGCTGATCCCGGTCATGGTCGACAACAGCCTGCTGAACGTGCAGCGCATCGGCGCCGATGGGAAAAAGCTCTTCGTGAAGCACGCGCCCGTGAAGGGTGGCTGCTACGTGCTGGGCCGCCCTGACGCGGCCGTGACGGCCTTCTGCGAGGGCTTCGCCACCGGCCTGGCCGTGTACCAGTCGGTGCGCCACTGCCGCGTGGTGGTGGCCTACGACGCCGGCAACCTGTTCCCCGTGGTGGAGCGCTTCAAGCCCACCGGATCGGTGGTGCTGGTGGCCGACAACGACCACGGCACGCTGGCCCGCCGCGGCTTCAACCCGGGCCTGCAGGCCGCCCGCAACGCGGCCGAGCTGTGCGACGCCGGTGTGACCTGGCCGGAAGGCATCGAGGGCACCGACTTCGCGGACACGCTCTACGAGTGGGGAGAGGGCGCTGCAGGCCGCATCGAGCGCCAGGTGCTGGCTGCCGCCCGCTTTGTCTTCAGGGAGTGCGCCTTGTAG
- a CDS encoding phage adaptor protein: protein MAMVKWNVFAPLVAPYAAGAPGFTIDAAVRQAAIDFCTRALVLQRTLAPVLTVANQAGYVLPLVDEVMAKLLHCRIGSEVAGLLTLPQLDALQPAAGAPRAAYVIEGATTLYLHPVPTTSGTPVVARVAVCPSQAASTVDAALFERYAAGIAAGAIDILCRTPGRAYSNADAAMDARGRFETAINKARTAAFYAYARSSPRAAASYF, encoded by the coding sequence ATGGCCATGGTCAAGTGGAACGTGTTCGCGCCGCTGGTGGCGCCGTATGCCGCAGGTGCACCAGGCTTCACCATCGACGCCGCGGTGCGGCAGGCCGCCATCGACTTCTGCACCCGGGCGCTGGTGCTGCAGCGCACGCTGGCGCCGGTGCTGACGGTGGCCAACCAGGCGGGCTACGTGCTGCCGCTGGTCGATGAGGTCATGGCCAAGCTGCTGCACTGCCGGATCGGCAGCGAGGTGGCGGGCCTGCTGACCCTGCCCCAGCTGGACGCTCTGCAGCCGGCTGCCGGCGCGCCGCGTGCGGCCTACGTCATCGAAGGCGCCACCACGCTGTACCTGCACCCGGTACCGACGACCAGCGGCACGCCGGTGGTGGCCCGGGTGGCGGTGTGCCCATCGCAGGCAGCCAGCACCGTCGATGCGGCCCTGTTCGAGCGCTACGCCGCCGGCATCGCTGCTGGCGCCATCGACATCCTGTGCCGCACGCCGGGCCGGGCCTACAGCAACGCGGATGCGGCCATGGACGCCCGCGGCCGCTTCGAGACGGCCATCAACAAGGCCCGCACCGCCGCGTTCTACGCCTACGCGCGCAGCTCCCCGCGCGCCGCGGCCAGCTACTTCTGA
- a CDS encoding GNAT family N-acetyltransferase, whose translation MTTPINRFRAAVAAHLGQALTPDIAAAIEAATWFQPAAHLPTFEPAEYRGYVIGVERFTAALPELHQLHVLHWRETEKHRHGLPLNPDYALMAEHERAGRLLQFTVRRDGVLVGNLRMYLGVSAHSGTPFAVFPTRTREPAAEEDTLFLHPEHRGGFLAVQLLRYAEHVLVALGMREIRADSKLINRADVLMRRLGYQPFALKFVKIIEGETHVC comes from the coding sequence ATGACCACGCCGATCAACCGTTTCCGCGCAGCTGTCGCGGCCCACCTGGGCCAGGCCCTGACGCCGGATATCGCCGCCGCCATCGAAGCGGCCACGTGGTTCCAGCCTGCTGCGCACCTGCCGACCTTCGAGCCCGCGGAATACCGCGGCTACGTGATCGGCGTGGAGCGCTTCACCGCCGCGCTGCCCGAGCTGCACCAGCTGCATGTCCTGCACTGGCGCGAGACGGAAAAGCACCGCCACGGCCTGCCCCTCAACCCCGACTACGCCCTGATGGCCGAGCACGAGCGTGCTGGCCGCCTGCTGCAGTTCACCGTGCGCCGGGATGGCGTGCTGGTGGGAAACCTGCGCATGTACCTCGGCGTGTCGGCCCATAGCGGAACCCCTTTCGCGGTGTTCCCCACTCGCACCCGCGAGCCGGCGGCCGAAGAGGACACGCTTTTCCTTCACCCCGAGCACCGCGGCGGGTTCCTCGCCGTGCAGCTGCTGCGCTACGCAGAGCACGTGCTGGTGGCGCTGGGCATGCGCGAGATACGCGCGGATTCAAAGCTCATCAACCGGGCCGACGTGCTCATGCGGCGCTTGGGCTACCAGCCCTTCGCGCTGAAGTTCGTGAAGATCATCGAGGGGGAAACCCATGTGTGCTGA
- a CDS encoding DUF2303 family protein, which translates to MDNIKDQGALAEVLVREARKPQVLDTTKPKVDDRVVTYALPPGYTNLTVDTEKLLDNPRRKRGTAQLQDMPSFLAFVERHKSNDTVAWAGFDIDQSKLSIQAVMDDHGTTDAGWRGFRAVYAPSLSVEWERWKAMNEKPMSQLDFALFIERNQDDITGGDGFPSSLDMLKMATEFEASADMRLKTHTRLQSGGIKLEYVDQEKDETIQRMTVFEKFAIGVPVFRNATAWKIEARLRYRVREGKVTFSYELLRADKTVEQAGNELIEQARVGLGTVPLLTGTFAQANS; encoded by the coding sequence ATGGACAACATCAAGGATCAAGGCGCACTGGCTGAAGTGCTGGTGCGCGAGGCGCGCAAGCCGCAGGTGCTGGACACCACCAAGCCGAAGGTCGATGACCGCGTGGTGACGTATGCCCTGCCGCCTGGCTACACCAACCTCACGGTGGACACCGAGAAGCTGCTGGACAACCCGCGGCGCAAGCGCGGCACCGCGCAACTGCAGGACATGCCCAGCTTCCTGGCGTTCGTGGAGCGCCACAAGAGCAACGACACCGTGGCCTGGGCCGGCTTCGACATCGACCAGTCCAAGCTGTCCATCCAGGCGGTGATGGATGACCACGGCACCACGGATGCGGGCTGGCGCGGCTTCCGGGCCGTCTATGCCCCGTCGCTGTCGGTGGAATGGGAGCGCTGGAAGGCGATGAACGAGAAGCCGATGTCGCAGCTGGACTTCGCCCTCTTCATCGAGCGCAACCAGGACGACATCACCGGCGGCGACGGCTTCCCCAGCTCGCTGGACATGCTCAAGATGGCCACGGAGTTCGAGGCCTCGGCGGACATGCGCCTGAAGACCCACACCCGGCTGCAGTCGGGTGGCATCAAGCTGGAATACGTCGACCAAGAGAAGGACGAAACCATCCAGCGCATGACGGTGTTCGAGAAGTTCGCCATCGGCGTGCCGGTGTTCCGCAATGCCACGGCGTGGAAGATCGAAGCCCGCCTGCGCTACCGCGTGCGCGAAGGCAAGGTGACCTTCAGCTATGAACTGCTGCGCGCCGACAAGACCGTCGAGCAAGCTGGCAACGAGCTGATCGAACAGGCCCGCGTCGGCCTCGGCACCGTGCCCCTGCTGACCGGCACCTTCGCGCAGGCGAACAGCTGA
- a CDS encoding phage adaptor protein has protein sequence MKGSDILTRARTALNDADAVRWTDAELIQWINDGCKFIVGLRPDAGSLTAVLTLVAGTRQSVAGMAPPGLRLLDVIREEATGNGVRLVDREVLDAEVPGWHKATPGPVDCYVFDNRDPTTFYVFPPAVAGAQLEVMYVRAPVEISSADVSSATLTPPDVFLDSLLNYVLHRAKMKEGEGIDVQVSAGLRSLAEQLLTGKASSDRAFSPDFNSPGARPAPGALSGGV, from the coding sequence ATGAAGGGTTCCGACATCCTGACCCGCGCGCGCACCGCGCTCAACGATGCCGACGCGGTGCGCTGGACCGACGCCGAGCTGATCCAGTGGATCAACGATGGCTGCAAGTTCATCGTGGGCCTACGGCCTGACGCGGGCTCGCTGACGGCGGTGCTGACGCTGGTCGCCGGCACTCGCCAGTCGGTGGCCGGCATGGCGCCGCCGGGCCTGCGGCTTCTCGACGTCATCCGCGAGGAAGCGACCGGCAACGGCGTGCGCCTGGTGGACCGCGAGGTGCTGGACGCCGAGGTGCCCGGCTGGCACAAGGCCACGCCCGGCCCGGTGGACTGCTATGTCTTCGACAACCGCGACCCCACCACCTTCTACGTGTTCCCGCCCGCGGTGGCCGGCGCGCAGCTGGAGGTGATGTACGTGCGCGCGCCGGTGGAAATCAGCAGCGCGGACGTGTCCAGCGCCACGCTGACGCCGCCGGACGTGTTCCTGGACTCGCTGCTGAACTACGTGCTGCACCGGGCCAAGATGAAGGAAGGCGAGGGCATCGACGTGCAGGTATCGGCCGGCCTGCGCAGCCTGGCCGAACAGCTTCTCACTGGAAAGGCTTCCAGTGACCGGGCCTTCTCTCCCGACTTCAACAGCCCCGGCGCACGGCCGGCCCCTGGCGCGCTTTCGGGAGGTGTGTGA
- a CDS encoding LexA family protein — protein MDMDAKTLHRKAKLRELVARHDGPAAFGRIIGKTRSYVSQLMSEDYPGGEAAFRRLADAAGLPSSYFDTDDGERIQLPKSKELPLLQLEEVGSNLMNHSTKTVPVALDAEGQFAVRLVGDSMVASSPGDVSLPSGTIVVVNAERKPMPGNIVVARLDGSASATVRQLIEDSGFYYLRPMNNNYSRPKVTLDQILGVVTSATVPLA, from the coding sequence ATGGACATGGACGCAAAGACACTGCATAGGAAGGCCAAGCTGCGCGAGCTGGTTGCGCGGCACGATGGCCCTGCCGCCTTCGGCCGGATCATCGGGAAGACCCGTAGCTATGTCTCCCAACTCATGAGTGAGGACTATCCCGGCGGCGAAGCGGCTTTCAGGCGCCTGGCCGATGCTGCGGGCCTGCCTTCGAGCTACTTCGATACGGATGACGGAGAACGCATCCAGCTACCGAAGTCCAAGGAATTACCTCTTCTGCAGTTGGAAGAGGTCGGTAGCAATCTCATGAATCACTCTACGAAGACCGTTCCCGTCGCTCTCGATGCAGAGGGGCAGTTCGCAGTTCGTCTCGTCGGAGACTCGATGGTTGCGAGCTCACCTGGTGATGTCTCGCTTCCTTCGGGAACCATCGTCGTCGTCAACGCGGAGCGCAAGCCCATGCCGGGCAACATCGTGGTGGCGCGCCTTGACGGCTCTGCCAGCGCGACGGTGCGCCAGCTCATTGAAGACAGCGGCTTCTACTACCTGCGCCCGATGAACAACAACTACAGCCGGCCGAAGGTGACCCTGGATCAAATCCTAGGGGTTGTCACGTCAGCAACCGTTCCACTCGCTTAG
- a CDS encoding single-stranded DNA-binding protein, giving the protein MMTVNRVLLIGNLGRDPELKYFDDGSAVCNFSIATSRTWKSRDGEKQEETEWHRIAVFGKLAEVCGEYLKKGRTVYIEGRLRTRQYEKDGATHYTTEIVAEEVKFLGGRRDDEGGGDGEQQRGGGGGQQRGGYGQQRQQQQRPAPQQRQQSAPKSNTGFDDMDDDIPF; this is encoded by the coding sequence CTGATGACTGTCAACCGCGTACTTCTGATCGGCAACCTGGGCCGCGACCCGGAGCTGAAGTATTTCGATGACGGCAGCGCCGTGTGCAACTTCAGCATCGCCACTTCCCGCACGTGGAAGAGCCGCGACGGCGAAAAGCAGGAAGAAACCGAGTGGCACCGCATTGCTGTCTTCGGGAAGCTGGCCGAGGTGTGCGGCGAGTACCTGAAGAAGGGCCGCACGGTCTACATCGAGGGCCGCCTGCGCACGCGCCAGTACGAGAAGGACGGCGCCACCCACTACACCACGGAAATCGTGGCCGAGGAAGTGAAGTTCCTGGGCGGCCGGCGCGACGACGAAGGCGGCGGCGATGGCGAACAGCAGCGCGGCGGCGGCGGTGGACAGCAGCGCGGCGGCTATGGCCAGCAGCGCCAGCAGCAGCAACGCCCGGCCCCGCAGCAGCGCCAGCAGTCGGCCCCGAAGTCGAACACCGGGTTCGATGACATGGACGACGACATCCCCTTCTAG
- a CDS encoding DUF4376 domain-containing protein produces MPINKTMTAPNGAAVTYHKPGSAEVNYQQGVAVVRVLSWANQASHDAAAGNNPVWSWPITIAIADVANVELAITTSGIFAGGSIVADLSGGLPARRARHWAFIKQQREAREYAGFTWDGSTFDSDPDSRARITGAVIEAQALGPEFTRTWRLADNTLRVLDAKDMLEVGRALGAHVGRVFDIGNALYQQIQASDDPESITWPASVETQLSEA; encoded by the coding sequence ATGCCCATCAACAAGACCATGACCGCACCGAACGGGGCGGCCGTCACGTACCACAAGCCCGGCTCTGCCGAGGTCAATTACCAGCAGGGCGTGGCCGTGGTGCGCGTCTTGAGCTGGGCCAACCAAGCGTCGCACGATGCCGCCGCCGGCAACAACCCAGTGTGGAGCTGGCCCATCACCATCGCCATCGCGGACGTGGCCAACGTCGAGCTGGCCATCACCACGTCCGGCATCTTCGCCGGTGGCTCCATCGTGGCCGACCTGTCCGGCGGCCTGCCGGCGCGGCGCGCGCGGCACTGGGCGTTCATCAAGCAGCAGAGGGAAGCCCGCGAGTACGCCGGCTTCACCTGGGATGGCTCGACCTTCGATAGCGACCCGGACTCGCGCGCGCGGATCACCGGCGCCGTGATCGAAGCGCAGGCGCTGGGGCCTGAGTTCACCCGCACGTGGCGCCTGGCCGACAACACGCTGCGCGTGCTCGACGCCAAGGACATGCTCGAAGTGGGCAGGGCGCTGGGTGCGCACGTTGGGCGGGTGTTCGACATCGGCAACGCCCTGTACCAGCAGATTCAGGCTAGCGATGACCCGGAATCCATCACCTGGCCGGCGAGCGTAGAAACACAACTCTCTGAGGCGTAG